The genomic interval AATAGATCAATAGGTATTTGCTTTTgttcctgcttgtttttttgtctgaCGGCAACACCAAATATGCTGTAAAAtgtagatataaaaaaaaacaaaactaagcaAAGAATGctaataaaacaacagaaaaagagaaaagatgATCAAACATGGATGACATAAGGTGAAGGTCAAAGTAGCTGTGGTGGATGATGGCCCCCAAAACAAATTCTGCTCAGgggaacattttcaaatcaaggGGTGATGTGGTTAATGaagataaaaagttattttaacataaaacaatgttaaaaaaacactgcatttaTCAAACATTATCAGACATATCTTCTGTAGAACATTAAAGAAGTAAAAATGTCTGCAATATGAATCTAGACCTGGAAAAGGAGAAAAGCTATTTGCATCCTTGGCAAGACTTTCTAAACTGTATTAGAACCCTGGTTTAAGAGCTAAAAATGGCATTTAATATTAAGAGTTTTCCATGacctttctgtttttaaatgtatgaaaCGAAACCCTCCATAAATATTATTACCATAGTTTTTGCAGCCCTCTGGGCTTGGAAGGACTAAGTTTCATTACTGAAGAATGCCACTCTGTTGGCTGCTCTTTCAAACAACTTATATTTGCTGTCTAAAAACCTTTACAGACTCAATCAGAATAAATATGGACATGAATCGCGATGTATTGATAACTCCTTGTTTGACCGCTTTTAAATCACCTCAGAGTCACAACAAttcagttttgttctttttttagagTGAATAAACAGCAAGTGAAATTCCCTAAAACATTTGCGTACCAATTTAAAATGATTCACTTTCATCCCATCTTTTACCTTCCCATATTTGACAACACCATAGTAACAGTTTTAGGTCaaagaatttatttaatttgaaaagagGCTATAAAGTTAGCTTTCGAATGGTGCAAAGATCCTGTGGTGGTCCAAAATTAAGACAACTACCAgattctaataaaataataaaatcaaatctTATGGCTTTTGTCTTTGGTGGTCCACCTCAGGATTTTTAGTGCTGTACTGACTGCAGGTatctttttgtttgcttttattttaccaGATGCCTTAATTTACAAGTTTCTGTGgttaatttagattttaattaaGTCTGATTAATTAAGGTACTGCCCTTTCAGCCAAATCTACACCGTAGAAGACCTGCATATAGATAGAAAATGCTTAATCACTCTAAATGTGGCAAATACGTCAATTATTAACAATGAACATCCATAATTAATATGATAAATCTCTAGCTTTTATCTTTACAGTGCATTGCAGAAGTACACATacccctttttcacattttgttacactcataccacaaacttcaatgtaccTTACACTAATAAATGTTTGTCTCTTAACGTAGAAACGAATGTTCAACAGCTGCCTTGAAACTACGTTCAGATTTGTATGGTTTCAACTCTGACAAGTTCAATAACAGTCAGGAAAATTTACAACAATTAGttaaacattggaaataacaTAAACTTACGTTCTGTGTAAAGAACGGATTTATAGAGATACATAAAGGTGTATTTAGCCTAAGGAGGGCTGCCAGTTTTTCCAGTGTACTGGGATTTTGTCTGAGGGACCAACacaaaaaagttcattattgtaAGATGGAAGGATAATAATGCAAGATGTTTTGAAAAAttacaatctgaaaagtgtcgCACCTATATAACATATAAAATCATCTGCAAACACTTCTCTCCAGGGATTATGCAATCAGTAAACACGTTCAATctatgtgtaatttaacctcagtataaatacagttattctgtgaaggtcttagaggtttattagagaaccttagtgaacaaacagcatcgtgaagaccaaggaacacagctgacaggtcagggagaaagtagTGGAGAAAGTTAAAGCAGAATTATATATATCAAAATCTCAAGATTTCAACATCTCTCATTGGACCGTTTAGTCCATCATCTACAAATGCAAAGAgtttggcacaactgcaaatttaccaagacatggccgtcaaCCTGAAAGATCAGGTCAGGAAGAGAGAGCATTAATCATGGAAGCACACTGCACATTGCCTTGAAAACACCATCACTAAGGTGAGGGTgatggtggcatcatgctgtggaaatgtATTTAGCAGGTACAGTTGAGGGAAGGGTTGATGAGAGGATGCATGGAGCTAAGTAAGAACAATGctgggagaaaacctgttagtaGCAGCAACCGGTGTGTGACTGGGGTAGGGGTTCACCTGTGAGCAGGAAAACGTCCTTAAACGTAcaatcagagctacaatgaaattgtTTAGGTCAAAGTATAttcttgtgttagaatggcccagtcaaagtaaatacctaaatcaaatttaaaatttaaaacaagacCTCAAAATCCATGCTCACGGACACTAATtcagactgagcttgagctattttgcaataaGGGGTAACTCCAAACAGACAACTATTGCAAAAAGTGtttcaatatatataaaatattgactcaggggaGCATAAGGTTAATGAATgatacacttttcagatttttcattgggaaaaactgaaaacaatgtgTTCCTGCATCTCATACAGTCCTAAAgcacacattgaagtttgaagTTGTGACTAAACAAAACGCAAAAGGTCCAATGGTATGGAAACCTCTGCAAAGAGCTATATGTCTTGAAGATTTTTTCAATAGCTCAACCGCAGTTGAATGCGTTTGGATGATACAgagtaatacattttaaacataccTAACggtagaaagaagaaaaaaggcagCCAGCAGAGGATGAACATCCCAACCACGATGGCCAGAGTTTTGGCAGCCTTTTTTTCTCGGGAGAACTTCATCAGGCGCACAGAGAGGGAACTTCTGAACGGGTGATTCTTACTGCTCTTGGAGCTGGCAGAGCGCGCGTCCTCCAGCACGCTGCGGCAGTGAATCCGCAGCACAACTTCTGCGGACTTGTTCCTCTCCCGTTTGACCCCCGCTTCCAGGCTCTTGGTGGTCCTGCGGGCAACCACGTAAACCCTAAAATACATTATCAAGATGACCATGAGCGGAAGGTAAAAGGAgaagagagaagagaagagCGCATAGCCCGGTTCCTCTGTGATCCCGCACACGGTATCATGCTCGGGTGGTGGTTCCTTCCATCCCAGAAGCGGTCCCACGGAGATCACCGTGGAGGACACCCACACAAGCACCAGAATAGCAACTGCCCTCCTCTCTGTCATGATGCTCGGGTATTTCAGGCAGTATTTTACCCCGATGTATCGGTCTATAGAGATGATGCACAAGCTTAGGATGGAGGCGGTGCAGCAGAGCACATCCACAGCTGCCCAGATGTTGCAGAAAACTCGGCCGAACACCCAGCATCCCAACACCTCTAAAGATGCGGAGAAGGGCAGCACGATGGTGCTCAGAAGCAAGTCTGCCATTGCCAAGTTGACAATGAAGAAGTTTGTGATGTTCTGCAAGTGTTTGTTGCACACTACGGACAGGATGACCAAAATATTCCCAACGATGGCCACCAGGATGAAAACGGCGAGGAAGATCCCGGTGCCGACAACCTGCGGGTCCATGGTGAAGTTACCGCATTTTGTGATGTTGTCCTCTGGAAAGAAGCGCTCCAGAGCGGATGTGTTGAACGCTTCAAAATACAGCCCATGGTTGCTTTCATTCCTCAAGTTAGAGTCACTCATTTTTCGCCATAAAGAGAAGTTTAGTGCAC from Girardinichthys multiradiatus isolate DD_20200921_A chromosome 5, DD_fGirMul_XY1, whole genome shotgun sequence carries:
- the adra1d gene encoding alpha-1D adrenergic receptor encodes the protein MSDSNLRNESNHGLYFEAFNTSALERFFPEDNITKCGNFTMDPQVVGTGIFLAVFILVAIVGNILVILSVVCNKHLQNITNFFIVNLAMADLLLSTIVLPFSASLEVLGCWVFGRVFCNIWAAVDVLCCTASILSLCIISIDRYIGVKYCLKYPSIMTERRAVAILVLVWVSSTVISVGPLLGWKEPPPEHDTVCGITEEPGYALFSSLFSFYLPLMVILIMYFRVYVVARRTTKSLEAGVKRERNKSAEVVLRIHCRSVLEDARSASSKSSKNHPFRSSLSVRLMKFSREKKAAKTLAIVVGMFILCWLPFFFFLPLGSFFPSLKPSESVFKFIFWLGYFNSCINPMIYPCSSKEFQRAFTRILRCQCYQKRRVLRRFYDQKWRTAVKGMTRDQSGDYTAGYPMQESCGRSLIRKRKHCSLSLKKLSLFSPLQKQSFQFKEKVNDLSCKIKGGTGTGKGTPPPLGPTDTVDTVSMGIYNSCEQSSFQFDNLAECYSLKETDI